From Streptomyces zhihengii, the proteins below share one genomic window:
- a CDS encoding dihydrofolate reductase family protein, which translates to MKKIIAQLFISLDGVIHNPHEWHFPYFSDAMGQAVDGVIGQADTLLLGRATYDGFAEAWPGRETEGGEDAYFAKKLGDTRKVVVSHRPLDGAWRNSERLEGDLVDAVTALKNEPGDGHVAVSGSVSLVRQLLAAGLLDDLNLLVHPIAVGKGDRLFRDGSDTVPLTLLSSTPLDLGVLDLHYGPAAPAEDASYEDAKQHLAGAES; encoded by the coding sequence ATGAAGAAGATCATCGCGCAGCTCTTCATCTCGCTCGACGGCGTCATCCACAACCCCCACGAGTGGCACTTCCCCTACTTCAGCGATGCCATGGGCCAGGCGGTGGACGGTGTGATCGGCCAGGCGGACACGCTGCTGCTGGGCCGGGCCACCTATGACGGCTTCGCCGAGGCGTGGCCGGGGCGGGAGACGGAGGGCGGGGAGGACGCGTACTTCGCGAAGAAGCTCGGCGACACCCGCAAGGTCGTCGTCTCGCACCGTCCGCTGGACGGGGCCTGGCGGAACTCGGAGCGGCTGGAGGGCGACCTCGTGGACGCGGTCACGGCGCTGAAGAACGAGCCGGGCGACGGCCACGTCGCGGTGAGCGGTTCGGTCTCCCTGGTACGGCAGTTGCTGGCCGCGGGGCTGCTCGACGACCTCAACCTGCTGGTGCACCCGATCGCCGTCGGCAAGGGAGACCGCCTCTTCCGCGACGGCTCCGACACCGTGCCGCTGACCCTGCTCTCCTCCACGCCCCTGGATCTGGGGGTGCTGGACCTGCACTACGGGCCCGCCGCGCCGGCCGAGGACGCCTCCTACGAGGACGCGAAGCAGCACCTGGCCGGGGCGGAGAGCTGA
- a CDS encoding DUF397 domain-containing protein, producing MSRRTADGDGATPEWVKSSYSSNDGPECVECAATPGAIRVRDSKDPAGPELGFAPGVWAAFVVYASRG from the coding sequence ATGAGCCGCAGGACCGCAGACGGCGACGGCGCGACGCCGGAGTGGGTCAAGAGCAGCTACAGCAGCAACGACGGCCCCGAGTGCGTCGAGTGCGCCGCCACCCCCGGTGCGATCCGCGTCCGCGACTCCAAGGACCCCGCCGGGCCCGAGCTCGGCTTCGCGCCCGGGGTGTGGGCCGCCTTCGTGGTCTACGCGTCCCGAGGCTGA
- a CDS encoding DUF4345 domain-containing protein, with protein MAKAKALRGLVLTMGYACLAIGLGHVLLGNAVVPGAEDAGPTMDSLGRFFGAVFAGYGLAWLLAARRSPIPASAVRWLTAVFLLGAVGRLLSLAAEGRPHVFQLVLTGIELALPPVLFLLADADEKAAAGAARVTGAAPAQAR; from the coding sequence ATGGCGAAGGCGAAGGCACTGCGGGGGCTCGTGCTCACGATGGGGTACGCCTGTCTGGCGATCGGGCTCGGGCACGTCCTGCTGGGCAACGCGGTCGTGCCGGGCGCCGAGGACGCCGGGCCCACCATGGACAGCCTGGGGCGCTTCTTCGGCGCGGTCTTCGCCGGCTACGGGCTGGCCTGGCTGCTGGCGGCCCGGCGCTCGCCGATCCCCGCGTCCGCCGTGCGCTGGCTCACCGCCGTCTTCCTGCTGGGGGCGGTCGGGCGGCTGCTCTCGCTCGCCGCCGAGGGGCGCCCGCATGTCTTCCAGCTCGTGCTCACGGGCATCGAACTCGCCCTCCCGCCCGTGCTGTTCCTGCTCGCGGACGCCGACGAGAAGGCCGCGGCCGGGGCCGCCCGCGTCACGGGCGCGGCCCCCGCACAGGCCCGCTGA
- a CDS encoding helix-turn-helix domain-containing protein encodes MDTEQISAPSRAQYRVRRRVTAFGVIHVNAIHTSRFTIVGNHLAQHGALSLTAIGLAVHIQSLPDGAKVGIKVLADRFPESEARIAAALRELEAHSYLARTVERLPGGRVVTRTVSHNHPDAAAGSVPPAPEPPAEPERTPVPAEPPADAPEPPREAAPPPQPAPAPVPRRAPEPEPERAPEREAEPEREPAPAPAPAPLRPPLPQPLAPEIHRTAADLLAGLRRDDPRLILGETDVRRLAPAVAAWLERGITPETVRHTLTGGLPHPVRRPAALLAHRLTVHLPPRLPDLPPPEVVHPMHDCTGTCKRVIRAAEPGPCRDCRLAAEATRAEAA; translated from the coding sequence ATGGATACCGAGCAGATTAGCGCGCCCTCGCGCGCCCAGTACCGCGTTCGCCGCCGTGTCACCGCCTTCGGCGTGATCCACGTGAACGCGATCCACACCAGCCGCTTCACGATCGTCGGCAACCACCTCGCCCAGCACGGCGCGTTGTCACTCACCGCGATCGGGCTCGCCGTGCACATCCAGTCGCTGCCCGACGGCGCGAAGGTCGGCATCAAGGTGCTCGCCGACCGCTTCCCGGAGAGCGAGGCGCGCATCGCCGCCGCCCTGCGCGAGCTGGAGGCGCACTCCTACCTGGCGCGCACGGTCGAGCGCCTGCCCGGCGGACGGGTGGTCACCCGCACCGTGTCGCACAACCACCCGGACGCGGCAGCCGGTTCGGTGCCCCCGGCCCCGGAGCCCCCGGCGGAGCCGGAGCGGACGCCGGTACCGGCGGAGCCGCCCGCGGACGCCCCGGAGCCGCCACGGGAAGCCGCACCGCCGCCGCAGCCCGCACCGGCGCCGGTACCCCGGCGGGCACCGGAACCCGAGCCGGAACGCGCACCGGAACGCGAAGCCGAGCCGGAACGCGAACCCGCACCCGCACCCGCACCCGCGCCACTGCGGCCCCCGCTCCCTCAGCCCCTCGCCCCGGAGATCCACCGCACGGCCGCCGACCTCCTCGCCGGCCTCCGGCGCGACGATCCCCGCCTGATCCTCGGTGAGACGGACGTCCGGCGTCTCGCGCCCGCCGTCGCCGCCTGGCTGGAGCGCGGGATCACCCCCGAGACCGTCCGCCACACCCTGACCGGCGGCCTGCCGCACCCCGTGAGACGCCCGGCGGCGCTCCTCGCGCACCGCCTCACCGTCCACCTGCCTCCGCGGCTCCCCGACCTGCCCCCACCCGAGGTCGTCCACCCCATGCACGACTGCACCGGCACCTGCAAGCGCGTCATCCGCGCGGCGGAACCCGGCCCCTGCCGCGACTGCCGACTGGCCGCCGAGGCGACCCGGGCCGAGGCCGCGTGA
- a CDS encoding LCP family protein, translating into MNDWPNGWTAEGGNGDGRGYGRGSAGQQPESARVMRHVQRPANPPRSSVPPQQRGQDQGYAEPGYDSGYNTGQVYGSPAGGGHGGVPPQGGDPYGRPGRPAPDWRKRLKVGSIVVLVAVLGTTIGTYFWADGKVRREVDLSKVVERPAEGDCTTYLIVGSDSREGMSAEEKKKLHTGSAEGKRTDSMMILAACGSGNTMISLPRDSDVEIPTFVGSESGKTFPGTGRRVKLNAAYAEDGPELLVRTVEHNTGLRIDHYAEIGFAGFANIVDALGGVEMDIEKGFKDKKSGADFQAGKQTLDGEQALAFVRTRYAFAGSDLDRTKNQQKFLSTLANQAATPGTILNPFKLYPTLGAGLDTLIVDKDMSLWNLGSMFFAMKGVSSGDGKSMNIPISGSRGGNLVWDKAKVQQLVKQIQNDEPVTVTGK; encoded by the coding sequence ATGAACGACTGGCCGAACGGATGGACCGCCGAGGGCGGCAACGGCGACGGACGCGGCTACGGGCGCGGCAGCGCCGGGCAGCAGCCCGAGAGCGCCCGTGTGATGCGCCATGTCCAGCGCCCGGCGAACCCGCCGCGCAGCTCGGTTCCGCCGCAGCAGCGCGGCCAGGACCAGGGCTACGCCGAGCCCGGCTACGACAGCGGTTACAACACCGGCCAGGTCTACGGCTCCCCCGCGGGCGGGGGCCACGGCGGCGTCCCGCCGCAGGGCGGCGACCCGTACGGGCGGCCCGGCAGACCCGCGCCGGACTGGCGCAAGCGCCTCAAGGTCGGCTCGATCGTCGTACTGGTCGCCGTGCTGGGCACGACGATCGGCACCTACTTCTGGGCCGACGGCAAGGTGCGGCGCGAGGTCGATCTCTCCAAGGTCGTCGAGCGGCCGGCGGAGGGCGACTGCACCACCTACCTGATCGTCGGCTCGGACAGCCGTGAGGGCATGTCCGCCGAGGAGAAGAAGAAGCTCCACACCGGTTCCGCCGAGGGCAAGCGGACGGACTCGATGATGATCCTCGCCGCCTGCGGCAGCGGGAACACCATGATCTCGCTCCCCCGTGACTCGGACGTCGAGATACCGACGTTCGTCGGCTCGGAGTCGGGCAAGACGTTCCCGGGCACCGGCCGCCGGGTCAAGCTGAACGCCGCGTACGCGGAGGACGGGCCGGAGCTGCTGGTCCGCACCGTGGAGCACAACACCGGCCTGCGCATCGACCACTACGCGGAGATCGGCTTCGCCGGCTTCGCGAACATCGTGGACGCGCTCGGCGGTGTCGAGATGGACATCGAGAAGGGGTTCAAGGACAAGAAGTCCGGGGCCGACTTCCAGGCGGGCAAGCAGACCCTCGACGGCGAGCAGGCCCTCGCCTTCGTCCGCACCCGGTACGCCTTCGCGGGCAGCGACCTGGACCGGACGAAGAACCAGCAGAAGTTCCTCTCCACGCTGGCGAACCAGGCGGCGACGCCGGGCACGATCCTCAACCCGTTCAAGCTGTACCCGACGCTCGGCGCCGGTCTGGACACCCTGATCGTCGACAAGGACATGTCCCTGTGGAACCTGGGGTCGATGTTCTTCGCGATGAAGGGCGTCAGCAGCGGCGACGGGAAGTCGATGAACATCCCGATCTCCGGCAGCCGCGGCGGCAACCTCGTCTGGGACAAGGCGAAGGTGCAGCAGCTCGTGAAGCAGATCCAGAACGACGAACCGGTGACCGTCACCGGCAAGTGA
- a CDS encoding TetR/AcrR family transcriptional regulator → MPRQRLTPEQRRAQLLDVAATLFAAQPYEDVTMEEIAERAGVSRALLYRHFPGKRELFASLYAQVAGQLLASTRVDPAETFTEQLTEGLDAHIGYFAANRHTVLAANRFLAGDRLIQTIITDELDALREKLLGALPLTDARNRAAVSGVLKSWLVFVQVLCLDWLVEETCTREELRDVCIGAVVGALRPLLDEDPAPEWGAGR, encoded by the coding sequence ATGCCCCGCCAGCGCCTCACGCCCGAACAGCGGCGCGCCCAGCTCCTGGACGTCGCCGCCACCCTCTTCGCCGCACAGCCCTACGAGGACGTGACGATGGAGGAGATCGCCGAACGGGCGGGGGTGTCACGCGCGCTGCTCTACCGCCACTTCCCCGGCAAGCGGGAGCTGTTCGCCTCGCTCTACGCCCAGGTCGCCGGGCAGTTGCTGGCCAGCACCAGGGTCGACCCCGCGGAGACGTTCACCGAACAGCTCACCGAGGGCCTGGACGCCCACATCGGCTACTTCGCCGCCAACCGCCACACCGTCCTGGCCGCGAACCGGTTCCTGGCGGGCGACCGCCTCATCCAGACGATCATCACGGACGAGCTGGACGCCCTGCGGGAGAAGCTGCTGGGCGCCCTGCCGCTCACCGACGCCCGCAACCGGGCAGCCGTCTCGGGCGTGCTCAAGAGCTGGCTGGTCTTCGTCCAAGTCCTCTGCCTGGACTGGCTCGTCGAGGAGACCTGCACCCGCGAGGAACTGCGCGACGTGTGCATCGGCGCGGTGGTGGGCGCCCTGCGCCCACTCCTCGACGAGGACCCGGCCCCCGAGTGGGGCGCCGGGCGCTGA
- a CDS encoding acyl-CoA thioesterase: protein MTDQAPRPESDIPGKPTEASRTTLSHIMTGNDTNLLGTVHGGVIMKLVDDAAGAVAGRHSGGPAVTASMDEMVFLEPVRVGDLVHVKAQVNWTGRSSMEVGVRVMAERWNESTPAQQVGSAYLVFAAVDADGRPRQVPPVVPETERDRRRYQEAQIRRTHRLARRRAIRELREKRAAEGIDD, encoded by the coding sequence ATGACAGATCAGGCCCCCCGCCCGGAGAGCGACATCCCGGGCAAGCCCACCGAGGCGTCCCGCACCACCCTCAGCCACATCATGACCGGCAACGACACGAACCTCCTCGGCACGGTGCACGGCGGCGTGATCATGAAGTTGGTGGACGACGCGGCGGGCGCCGTCGCAGGGCGCCACTCCGGCGGACCGGCGGTCACCGCCTCCATGGACGAGATGGTCTTCCTGGAGCCGGTCAGGGTCGGCGACCTGGTGCATGTGAAGGCCCAGGTCAACTGGACGGGGCGGTCCTCGATGGAGGTCGGCGTCCGGGTCATGGCCGAGCGGTGGAACGAGTCGACCCCCGCCCAGCAGGTCGGCTCCGCCTACCTCGTCTTCGCGGCCGTGGACGCCGACGGCCGGCCCCGGCAGGTCCCGCCCGTGGTCCCGGAGACGGAGCGCGACCGGCGCCGCTACCAGGAGGCCCAGATCCGGCGCACCCACCGGCTCGCCCGCCGGCGCGCGATCAGGGAGCTGCGCGAGAAGCGCGCCGCCGAGGGCATCGACGACTGA
- a CDS encoding ATP-binding protein, translating to MHQEITRTETSAPDRQFTVLLSPTRRGARLARLLTCARLDSWGLPSEAAAQIVAELAANAATHGRLPGRDFRLELAVRDDGELLRIAVTDTRDDRLPPASGAPFAPADDESGRGLLIVGALADRWGVALGPAPRKTVWAELDLVP from the coding sequence GTGCATCAGGAAATCACCCGAACCGAAACCTCCGCTCCGGACCGGCAGTTCACCGTGCTGCTCTCCCCCACCCGCCGGGGTGCCAGGCTCGCCCGCCTGCTGACCTGCGCCCGACTCGACTCCTGGGGGCTGCCATCGGAGGCCGCCGCGCAGATCGTCGCCGAGCTGGCGGCCAACGCGGCGACCCATGGCCGCCTACCCGGCCGGGACTTCCGGCTGGAGCTCGCCGTCCGGGACGACGGGGAGCTTCTGCGGATCGCCGTCACCGACACCCGGGACGACCGGCTCCCGCCCGCCTCCGGCGCCCCTTTCGCGCCGGCCGACGACGAGTCCGGCCGGGGCCTGCTGATCGTCGGGGCGCTGGCCGACCGCTGGGGCGTGGCCCTCGGACCGGCGCCCCGCAAGACCGTCTGGGCGGAGCTGGACCTCGTCCCGTAG
- a CDS encoding peptidoglycan-binding protein, protein MRHHAAPTRHIPAVLTAVLGLTLTALAPAAQARTAPPAPPTVAAAFTEAAEEFDVPRDVLVAVGYGESRLDGHEGRPSQARGYGVMHLVDNPRQQTLREASRLTGVPVGTLRRDTAANIRGGAAVLRARADAAGLTGAERDRPAAWYEAVARYGGSSDDRAARFYADGVYDLLVQGVHARAEDGSAVTVRPTAVEPDRGAYADAAPLVAAPDYPSALWVPASTSNYKVGRTSAITAVVVHVTQGSYAGTISWIQNPASQVSAHYVVRSSDGQVTQMVREKDTAWHARSGNPYSVGIEHEGWVDQPSWFTDAMYRSSAALTRSIADRYGVPKDRAHIVGHVEVPGNDHTDPGPHWDWNRYMQLVGGSSTAPPQLTFSSYATLRAGSTGAQVSAAQWLLNAQGFNAGAVDGDFGTGTAAAVRAFQTAKGLAADGTVGPKTWTALLSAGARPVLKQGSTGEAVQRLQRALTAALARTVSADGIFGSGTAQAVRDYQSARGLTVDAEVGPATWGALQAGR, encoded by the coding sequence GTGAGACACCATGCGGCACCGACACGGCACATTCCGGCGGTCCTCACCGCCGTACTCGGGCTCACCCTGACAGCCCTCGCACCCGCAGCCCAGGCGCGCACCGCGCCCCCTGCCCCGCCCACCGTGGCGGCCGCCTTCACGGAGGCCGCCGAGGAGTTCGACGTCCCGCGGGACGTGCTCGTCGCCGTCGGGTACGGCGAGAGCCGGCTCGACGGGCACGAGGGGCGGCCCAGCCAGGCCCGCGGCTACGGCGTGATGCACCTGGTGGACAACCCGCGTCAGCAGACCCTGCGCGAGGCGTCCAGGCTCACCGGCGTCCCGGTCGGGACGCTGCGCCGCGACACCGCCGCCAACATCCGCGGCGGCGCCGCCGTCCTGCGCGCCCGTGCCGACGCCGCCGGGCTCACCGGCGCCGAACGCGACCGCCCCGCCGCCTGGTACGAGGCGGTGGCGCGCTACGGGGGCTCCTCCGACGACCGCGCCGCCCGCTTCTACGCCGACGGCGTCTACGACCTGCTCGTCCAGGGCGTCCACGCCCGCGCGGAGGACGGCTCCGCCGTCACCGTCCGGCCCACGGCGGTCGAGCCCGACCGCGGCGCCTACGCCGACGCGGCGCCGCTGGTCGCCGCGCCCGACTACCCGTCCGCCCTCTGGGTCCCGGCCAGCACCAGCAACTACAAGGTGGGGCGCACCTCCGCGATCACGGCGGTCGTCGTGCACGTCACCCAGGGCTCGTACGCGGGCACCATCAGCTGGATCCAGAACCCCGCGTCCCAGGTCAGCGCCCACTACGTCGTCCGCTCCTCGGACGGCCAGGTGACGCAGATGGTCCGCGAGAAGGACACCGCCTGGCACGCCAGGTCCGGCAACCCGTACTCCGTCGGCATCGAGCACGAGGGCTGGGTCGACCAGCCGTCCTGGTTCACCGACGCGATGTACCGCTCCTCCGCGGCGCTCACCCGCTCGATCGCCGACCGCTACGGCGTCCCCAAGGACCGGGCGCACATCGTGGGCCATGTGGAGGTCCCGGGGAACGACCACACCGACCCCGGCCCGCACTGGGACTGGAACCGCTACATGCAGCTCGTGGGCGGCAGCTCGACGGCCCCGCCGCAGCTCACCTTCTCCTCGTACGCCACGCTGCGCGCCGGTTCGACGGGCGCCCAGGTCAGTGCTGCTCAGTGGCTGCTGAACGCCCAGGGCTTCAACGCCGGTGCGGTGGACGGCGACTTCGGCACCGGGACGGCCGCCGCCGTCCGCGCGTTCCAGACGGCGAAGGGCCTCGCCGCGGACGGGACGGTGGGCCCGAAGACCTGGACGGCCCTGCTCTCGGCCGGCGCCCGGCCGGTGCTGAAGCAGGGCTCCACCGGTGAGGCCGTGCAGCGCCTCCAGCGTGCGCTGACGGCCGCGCTGGCCCGGACGGTCTCCGCCGACGGCATCTTCGGCTCGGGCACCGCGCAGGCGGTCCGCGACTACCAGTCGGCCCGCGGCCTCACCGTCGACGCCGAGGTGGGCCCGGCGACCTGGGGCGCCCTCCAGGCCGGCCGCTGA
- a CDS encoding DUF6571 family protein → MTTDLSKLTAAAAKWDDMAAEFKKQEDAYRRDVHGISLGAPLGPPVWSGLGANAANDRFSVTLNEYQAAQKQAKAVASLLRDAHTQFTELRGKVQSVRADAVKAGMTVSEQGHASFDTARLSDGERSAYVHDPSYQESARKAAGEWNQAITAAVKAVTDADDGVRIALEMVVVDSNTQDGTFNGFNAGAKHDVEQYEAENAKDIATRINSGEKVSAADMAELQRSFRDNSDNKAFSQTFLNGLGTDGTIKLANKLNDKDLKDLERGLANTVAGATQVPGKTSDMPPGSKKFNEWLNSADGRFYREWTESLDASGTKNFGSNTQPLYGYQSFVSMMQHADEDFDDQFLYQLGDDLIAAEKENEGIFTKWGGGWEKRGIESDPIDGLLGVMSRNPDAATAFLDPDGNGPAGDHVGNDHLKYLLGSGDDSREWPKNVITGYGVTTYDDHTSRIGLGAALEAATTGREPGAPGAAFDQHSEAQARVMQETISVLDKDGKGDTIDQNLKVPLGRALADYTVDTHAILSGTEPTSPGGGSGINANGEDSGITNSKHSLLRVMRGVSDGVYGATPEGEPVLVYDMLYENQKLYSAEYLDTARDAPAGQRDNVVGDWDNKARDVGEVYGAMTAIGSDMTLDDRDTKIGNLNDQMRYTYHGVGGLFTQIPVVGDPIQRMVDAATYEYSKDVSAAAEDVARSKDSTNTSTGVGGTNALIDAWGSEHGIKGSEAHKHAKGEAEQSFITGREDAYSALRTRK, encoded by the coding sequence ATGACCACCGACCTGTCCAAGCTCACCGCCGCCGCCGCCAAGTGGGACGACATGGCGGCGGAGTTCAAGAAGCAGGAGGACGCGTACCGGCGGGATGTCCACGGGATATCCCTCGGCGCTCCCCTCGGTCCGCCCGTCTGGTCGGGTCTGGGCGCCAACGCCGCGAACGACCGCTTCAGCGTGACGTTGAACGAGTACCAGGCGGCCCAGAAGCAGGCCAAGGCCGTCGCCTCGCTGCTGCGCGACGCGCACACCCAGTTCACCGAACTGCGCGGCAAGGTGCAGAGCGTCCGGGCGGACGCGGTGAAGGCCGGGATGACCGTCTCCGAACAGGGGCACGCCTCCTTCGACACCGCGCGCCTCAGTGACGGCGAACGCAGCGCCTACGTCCACGACCCCAGCTACCAGGAGTCCGCCCGCAAGGCGGCCGGCGAGTGGAACCAGGCCATCACGGCGGCGGTCAAGGCGGTGACGGACGCCGACGACGGCGTCCGGATCGCCCTGGAGATGGTCGTCGTCGACAGCAACACGCAGGACGGCACGTTCAACGGCTTCAACGCCGGCGCGAAGCACGACGTCGAGCAGTACGAGGCAGAGAACGCGAAGGACATCGCCACCAGGATCAACAGCGGCGAGAAGGTCTCCGCCGCCGACATGGCCGAGCTCCAGCGGTCCTTCCGGGACAACTCCGACAACAAGGCCTTCAGCCAGACGTTCCTGAACGGGCTCGGCACCGACGGGACGATCAAGCTCGCCAACAAGCTGAACGACAAGGACCTGAAGGATCTGGAGCGCGGACTGGCCAACACGGTGGCCGGCGCCACCCAGGTCCCGGGCAAGACCTCCGACATGCCGCCGGGGTCGAAGAAGTTCAACGAGTGGCTGAACAGCGCGGACGGCAGGTTCTACCGCGAGTGGACCGAGAGCCTCGACGCGTCCGGCACCAAGAACTTCGGCTCCAACACGCAGCCCCTGTACGGCTACCAGTCGTTCGTCAGCATGATGCAGCACGCCGACGAGGACTTCGACGACCAGTTCCTCTACCAGCTCGGCGACGACCTGATCGCCGCCGAGAAGGAGAACGAGGGCATCTTCACCAAGTGGGGCGGCGGCTGGGAGAAGAGGGGCATCGAGAGCGACCCGATCGACGGACTCCTCGGCGTGATGAGCAGGAACCCGGACGCCGCGACGGCGTTCCTCGACCCGGACGGAAACGGTCCGGCCGGCGACCACGTCGGCAACGACCACCTGAAGTACCTGCTCGGCAGCGGCGACGACTCCCGTGAATGGCCCAAGAACGTCATCACCGGGTACGGGGTCACCACCTATGACGACCACACCAGCAGGATCGGCCTCGGCGCCGCGCTGGAGGCCGCGACGACGGGGCGCGAGCCGGGCGCGCCCGGGGCCGCCTTCGACCAGCACTCGGAGGCCCAGGCGCGCGTGATGCAGGAGACGATCAGCGTCCTGGACAAGGACGGCAAGGGCGACACGATCGACCAGAACCTGAAGGTCCCCCTCGGACGCGCCCTCGCCGACTACACCGTGGACACCCACGCGATCCTCAGCGGGACCGAGCCCACCAGCCCCGGCGGAGGCTCCGGGATCAACGCCAACGGAGAGGACTCCGGCATCACGAACAGCAAGCACAGCCTGCTGCGGGTGATGCGCGGAGTGTCCGACGGCGTGTACGGGGCGACCCCCGAGGGCGAGCCCGTCCTCGTCTACGACATGCTGTACGAGAACCAGAAGCTGTACTCGGCCGAGTACCTGGACACGGCCCGGGACGCCCCCGCGGGGCAGCGTGACAACGTCGTGGGCGACTGGGACAACAAGGCCCGTGACGTCGGTGAGGTGTACGGGGCGATGACGGCCATCGGCTCCGACATGACCCTCGACGACCGGGACACGAAGATCGGCAACCTGAACGACCAGATGCGCTACACGTACCACGGCGTCGGCGGCCTCTTCACCCAGATCCCGGTGGTGGGCGACCCGATCCAGCGCATGGTCGACGCGGCCACCTACGAGTACTCCAAGGACGTCTCCGCCGCGGCGGAGGACGTGGCCAGGTCGAAGGACAGCACCAACACCTCCACCGGGGTCGGCGGGACGAACGCACTCATCGACGCCTGGGGGTCGGAGCACGGCATCAAGGGCAGCGAGGCCCACAAGCACGCCAAGGGCGAGGCCGAGCAGAGCTTCATCACCGGCCGCGAGGACGCCTACTCGGCTCTGCGGACGAGGAAGTGA
- a CDS encoding helix-turn-helix domain-containing protein: protein MVDEGADEADRDVELEDDDSGAVIAAVGRQVRLWREAAGLRAAELGAAIGYGENQVYKVEVGKRIPKPEFLDRADEVLGAGGKLAAMKKDVAEARYPKKVRDLAKLEREAVELGSYSNHNLHGLLQTEEYARALYEMRRPAFGADQIARYVAARMARQEIFGAEPLRMLTFVLEEVTVRRPLGGRAIARRQLERLLDVGRLRHVEIQVMPTDREDHAGMGGQFQLLKFDDGTAVAHWEGQLSNRLISDPKEVRIIELRYGIVRAQALTPRESLAFVEKVLGET from the coding sequence ATGGTGGACGAGGGTGCGGACGAGGCGGACCGGGACGTCGAGCTGGAGGACGACGACTCGGGAGCGGTCATCGCGGCCGTGGGGCGGCAGGTCAGGCTGTGGCGGGAGGCGGCCGGCCTGCGCGCGGCCGAGCTGGGCGCTGCCATCGGATACGGCGAGAACCAGGTCTACAAGGTCGAGGTCGGCAAGCGGATTCCGAAGCCGGAGTTCCTGGACAGGGCGGACGAGGTCCTCGGCGCGGGCGGGAAGCTGGCCGCGATGAAGAAGGACGTGGCGGAGGCGCGGTACCCGAAGAAGGTGCGGGACCTGGCGAAGCTGGAGCGCGAGGCGGTCGAGCTCGGCTCGTACAGCAACCACAATCTGCACGGCCTGCTCCAGACCGAGGAGTACGCCCGCGCGCTGTACGAGATGCGGCGGCCGGCGTTCGGCGCGGACCAGATCGCCCGGTACGTGGCGGCCAGGATGGCGCGGCAGGAGATCTTCGGCGCAGAGCCCCTCAGGATGCTGACCTTCGTTCTGGAGGAGGTCACGGTCAGACGGCCTCTCGGCGGCCGGGCGATCGCGCGCCGCCAGCTCGAACGCCTGCTGGATGTCGGTCGGTTGAGGCATGTGGAGATCCAGGTGATGCCGACGGACCGGGAGGACCACGCGGGCATGGGCGGCCAGTTCCAGCTGCTGAAGTTCGACGACGGTACGGCGGTGGCACACTGGGAGGGCCAGCTGTCGAACCGTCTGATCTCCGACCCCAAGGAGGTCCGGATCATCGAGCTGCGGTACGGAATTGTCCGGGCCCAGGCCCTCACTCCGCGGGAGTCCCTGGCCTTCGTCGAGAAAGTGCTGGGAGAGACATGA